A window of Xanthocytophaga agilis contains these coding sequences:
- a CDS encoding Hsp20/alpha crystallin family protein, with the protein MSLIKSRNGNSPALRSMFTDLLDVDRFFENTPFFGQTFRQLPSVNITENDRSFEVEMAAPGLHKNDFKINLDNDLLTISAEHKEESKEEKKNYTRQEFSYQAFERSFMLPKSVNAESIQADYTNGILHLVIPKKEEAKKLLKEIKIS; encoded by the coding sequence ATGTCTCTTATCAAAAGCCGCAATGGCAATTCTCCAGCTCTTCGTTCTATGTTTACAGATTTGTTGGATGTAGATCGTTTTTTTGAGAACACTCCTTTCTTTGGACAAACTTTTCGCCAGTTGCCTTCGGTGAATATTACCGAAAATGATCGATCCTTTGAGGTGGAAATGGCAGCTCCAGGTCTGCATAAAAATGATTTTAAAATCAATCTTGATAATGATCTTCTCACTATATCGGCAGAACATAAAGAAGAAAGCAAAGAAGAGAAGAAAAACTATACCCGGCAGGAATTCAGCTATCAGGCATTTGAACGTTCGTTTATGCTTCCCAAAAGTGTAAATGCCGAATCCATTCAGGCCGATTATACAAATGGTATTCTACATCTTGTAATTCCTAAAAAAGAAGAAGCCAAAAAGCTGCTCAAAGAAATCAAGATATCCTAA
- a CDS encoding BON domain-containing protein, with protein MSEAFHRSATIDASRIHIEMIGNRIILKGQVRSLAEKADATKAVSAAPGITCVDNRLEVANAVSLAY; from the coding sequence ATCAGTGAGGCCTTTCATCGCAGTGCTACAATTGATGCCAGCAGAATCCATATTGAAATGATTGGTAACCGGATTATTTTGAAAGGACAGGTACGTTCTCTGGCAGAAAAAGCAGACGCTACCAAAGCTGTTTCTGCCGCCCCGGGTATTACCTGTGTGGATAATCGGTTGGAGGTTGCCAATGCAGTTTCATTAGCTTATTAA
- a CDS encoding DUF4136 domain-containing protein codes for MKKLAYMPFLYLMVWICSIVCMSSCNSFQVLTDSDPGIDLYKYHTFAFADILSQDILSTDTDYPAKSRENPLYHSSLIDRNIHAHIATELIARGMEEVDSAADMIVSYHTYTERKRSSVNEYYPMMYGGWYWRFYPWGMYPYPYMVRRSYNYTEGTLIIDLIDGHTKLLVWRGSIGGAIDNPAQLQRQVEQAVHLIFSKYPIPVNYRSNKSERTIAAH; via the coding sequence ATGAAAAAATTAGCCTATATGCCTTTTCTGTACTTGATGGTATGGATATGCAGTATTGTATGTATGAGCAGTTGTAACTCTTTTCAGGTTTTGACAGATTCAGACCCTGGTATCGATTTGTATAAATACCATACCTTCGCTTTTGCCGACATTCTCTCACAGGATATTCTCTCAACTGATACAGATTATCCGGCAAAGAGTAGAGAAAATCCTTTGTATCATAGTTCCCTTATTGACCGGAACATTCATGCTCATATTGCAACCGAGCTTATTGCCAGAGGAATGGAGGAAGTTGATAGCGCTGCGGATATGATTGTCTCCTATCATACCTATACAGAGCGCAAACGGAGCTCGGTTAATGAATACTATCCGATGATGTACGGAGGCTGGTACTGGCGCTTCTATCCATGGGGTATGTATCCCTATCCCTACATGGTCAGACGTAGTTATAACTATACGGAAGGAACACTGATTATAGATCTGATTGATGGACACACAAAGCTTCTGGTTTGGCGCGGATCAATTGGTGGAGCCATTGACAATCCGGCACAGCTCCAACGCCAGGTAGAGCAGGCCGTACATCTTATATTTAGCAAGTACCCAATTCCAGTCAATTATAGATCAAATAAATCTGAAAGGACTATTGCTGCTCATTAG